The following proteins are co-located in the Acidobacteriota bacterium genome:
- a CDS encoding UDP-glucose/GDP-mannose dehydrogenase family protein — protein sequence MKVCVVGSGYVGLVTGACLADFGMTVTGVDKDASKIAALHRGEIPIYEPGLRSLVAKNETAGRLSFTTELGPAIEEAQAVFIAVGTPPKADGSADLTFVRQVAESVADHLNGYKIIVTKSTVPIGTGQMIEDIVHQRTAGRQAFAVVSNPEFLREGSAIEDFMRPDRVVIGSRDPRALELMREIYAPLKVADVPFVETNVESAELIKYASNGFLATKISFINEVADLCEALGADVEVVSRGMGLDNRIGPKFLSAGPGFGGSCFPKDTRAVVQIAHDAGRRFHIVEAVLEVNNATQRRMIDKVDDALDGVAGKSLALLGLSFKPDTDDIRESPALTIAAGLAERGATLRVFDPEAMEASQPILPQATFCSGPYEAADGADAVIILTEWNQFRALELEELRQRVRQPTIIDLRNIYEPARVAAAGFRYVSVGRSEARPAEQAAETAATPAVAQGGEA from the coding sequence ATGAAAGTCTGTGTCGTAGGTAGCGGTTATGTCGGTTTGGTCACCGGCGCCTGTCTCGCCGACTTCGGCATGACCGTGACCGGCGTCGACAAGGACGCCTCGAAGATCGCGGCCCTTCACCGCGGCGAAATCCCGATCTACGAGCCGGGCCTGCGCAGCCTGGTGGCCAAGAACGAGACCGCCGGCCGGCTCTCCTTCACCACCGAGCTGGGGCCGGCCATCGAGGAGGCCCAGGCGGTGTTCATCGCCGTCGGCACGCCCCCCAAGGCCGACGGCTCGGCGGATCTCACCTTCGTCCGCCAGGTGGCCGAGTCGGTGGCCGACCATCTCAACGGCTACAAGATCATCGTCACCAAGAGCACCGTGCCGATCGGCACCGGCCAGATGATCGAAGACATCGTGCACCAGCGCACCGCCGGCCGCCAGGCCTTCGCGGTGGTGAGCAACCCGGAGTTCCTGCGCGAAGGCTCGGCGATCGAGGACTTCATGCGCCCGGATCGGGTGGTGATCGGCAGCCGCGACCCCCGAGCCCTCGAGCTGATGCGCGAGATCTACGCGCCACTGAAGGTGGCGGACGTGCCCTTCGTCGAGACCAACGTCGAGAGCGCCGAGCTGATCAAGTACGCCTCGAACGGCTTTCTCGCCACCAAAATCTCCTTCATCAACGAGGTCGCCGATCTCTGCGAAGCGCTCGGCGCCGACGTCGAAGTGGTGTCGCGCGGCATGGGTCTCGACAACCGCATCGGCCCGAAGTTCCTGAGCGCCGGGCCGGGCTTCGGCGGCTCCTGCTTCCCCAAGGACACCCGCGCGGTGGTTCAGATCGCCCACGATGCCGGCCGCCGCTTCCACATCGTCGAAGCCGTCCTCGAGGTCAACAATGCCACCCAGCGGCGCATGATCGACAAGGTCGACGACGCCCTCGACGGCGTCGCCGGCAAGAGCCTCGCCCTCCTCGGCCTGTCCTTCAAGCCGGACACCGACGACATCCGCGAATCGCCGGCCCTGACCATCGCCGCCGGCCTGGCGGAGCGCGGCGCCACCCTGCGAGTGTTCGATCCGGAGGCGATGGAGGCGTCGCAACCGATCCTGCCCCAGGCGACCTTCTGCAGCGGTCCCTACGAGGCCGCCGACGGAGCCGACGCGGTGATCATCCTGACCGAGTGGAACCAGTTCCGGGCCCTCGAGCTCGAGGAGCTGCGCCAGCGCGTTCGCCAGCCCACGATCATCGACCTGCGCAACATCTACGAACCCGCGCGGGTGGCCGCCGCCGGTTTTCGCTATGTTTCCGTGGGCCGATCCGAAGCGCGGCCGGCGGAGCAGGCAGCCGAAACCGCCGCAACGCCGGCCGTGGCCCAAGGCGGTGAAGCATGA
- a CDS encoding UDP-glucuronic acid decarboxylase family protein: MTTSLVTGGAGFLGSHLCERLLAEGHRVVCVDNLLTGRLANLEGARQSDDFRFIEHDISKPLFIDEDIDYVLHFASPASPIDYLELPIQTLKVGSLGTHNSLGLAKAKAARFLLASTSEVYGDPLIHPQPETYWGNVNPVGPRGVYDEAKRFAEAMAMAYHRVHGLEVRIVRIFNTYGPRMRLRDGRVVPAFMQQALTGEPLTVFGDGSQTRSFCFVDDLVEGIFRLLMSRCSEPVNIGNPQEMTIREFAEKIIEITDSSSTLTFEDLPTDDPKVRQPDIRKARRELDWEPRITLDEGLRRSLDYFRRELAARGAHQA; the protein is encoded by the coding sequence ATGACCACTTCCCTGGTCACCGGCGGCGCTGGCTTCCTCGGCTCCCACCTCTGCGAGCGACTGCTCGCCGAAGGCCACCGCGTGGTCTGCGTCGACAATCTCCTCACCGGCCGCCTCGCCAACCTCGAGGGGGCACGCCAGAGCGACGACTTCCGCTTCATCGAGCACGACATCTCGAAGCCCCTGTTCATCGACGAGGACATCGACTACGTGCTCCACTTCGCCTCGCCGGCGAGCCCCATCGACTACCTCGAGCTGCCCATCCAGACCCTCAAGGTGGGCTCCCTCGGGACCCACAACAGCCTCGGCCTGGCGAAGGCCAAAGCGGCCAGATTCCTGCTCGCCTCGACCTCCGAGGTCTACGGCGATCCGCTGATCCATCCGCAGCCGGAAACCTACTGGGGCAACGTCAATCCGGTCGGCCCGCGGGGCGTCTACGACGAGGCCAAGCGCTTCGCCGAAGCGATGGCGATGGCCTACCACCGGGTCCACGGCCTCGAAGTGCGCATCGTCCGCATCTTCAACACCTATGGTCCTCGGATGCGGCTGCGCGACGGCCGCGTGGTGCCGGCCTTCATGCAGCAGGCGCTCACCGGCGAGCCGCTGACGGTTTTCGGTGACGGCAGCCAAACCCGTTCCTTCTGTTTCGTCGACGACCTGGTCGAGGGCATCTTCCGGCTCCTGATGAGTCGCTGCAGCGAGCCCGTCAACATCGGCAATCCGCAGGAGATGACGATCCGCGAGTTCGCCGAGAAGATCATCGAGATCACCGACAGCTCGAGCACCCTGACCTTCGAAGACCTGCCGACGGACGACCCCAAAGTCCGCCAGCCGGACATCCGGAAGGCGCGCCGAGAGCTCGACTGGGAGCCGCGCATCACTCTCGACGAAGGACTGCGTCGCAGCCTCGACTACTTCCGCCGCGAGCTCGCCGCCCGCGGCGCGCACCAGGCCTGA
- a CDS encoding Fe(2+)-trafficking protein produces MTTVACSRCGQEKPALTRSPLPGAVGEEIVAKACSDCWGEWQNMEVMVINELRLNFMDPKSQKILQGHMREFLQMPSGDA; encoded by the coding sequence GTGACCACCGTTGCATGCAGCCGCTGCGGGCAGGAGAAGCCCGCCCTCACGCGCTCTCCCCTGCCCGGCGCCGTCGGCGAGGAGATCGTCGCCAAGGCCTGTTCCGACTGCTGGGGTGAATGGCAGAACATGGAAGTGATGGTGATCAACGAGCTGCGCCTCAACTTCATGGACCCCAAGTCCCAGAAGATTCTGCAGGGCCACATGCGGGAGTTCCTGCAGATGCCGAGTGGCGACGCCTGA
- a CDS encoding VTT domain-containing protein: MATPEGRGSRIRFALLIALALGGFVLFRWTPLAGVLESGTLLDRLREHPLAPALFIGAYALLCPLGVPVSPLVASGGVLFGLGPGTAYNFLGAFAGSATSYGLARFLGRDFVSRLARGRLQRAERRLRRQSFWTLVQIRFIPIPFPVVNFGAALAGVPATRFLAATAVGLLPAIAVYTQVGAAVVAAAGSGGEARFAPAAAALAGLVLLTCIPRLWIGRKRRRRLADLSRQRSGRRPA; the protein is encoded by the coding sequence GTGGCGACGCCTGAGGGTCGCGGATCCCGTATCCGCTTCGCCCTCCTGATCGCCCTCGCCCTGGGCGGCTTCGTTCTCTTCCGCTGGACACCGCTGGCCGGCGTCCTCGAGAGCGGAACCCTTCTCGATCGCTTGCGCGAACATCCTCTCGCGCCGGCCTTGTTCATCGGCGCCTACGCCCTGTTATGCCCGCTGGGGGTTCCGGTCAGCCCGCTGGTGGCGTCCGGCGGTGTCCTCTTCGGCCTCGGCCCCGGCACCGCCTACAACTTTCTCGGCGCCTTCGCCGGTTCCGCCACCAGCTATGGGCTGGCGCGCTTCCTGGGGCGCGACTTCGTCTCGCGCCTGGCCCGTGGTCGTCTGCAGCGGGCGGAGCGGCGGCTGCGCCGACAGAGCTTTTGGACCCTGGTGCAGATCCGCTTCATTCCGATCCCATTCCCGGTGGTCAATTTCGGGGCCGCCCTCGCTGGCGTCCCGGCAACCCGCTTCCTCGCCGCCACCGCCGTCGGCCTGCTGCCCGCCATCGCCGTCTACACGCAGGTGGGAGCCGCCGTGGTGGCCGCCGCCGGCAGCGGCGGCGAGGCGCGTTTCGCTCCCGCCGCCGCCGCCCTCGCCGGCCTGGTGCTACTGACCTGCATCCCACGGCTGTGGATTGGCCGCAAACGCCGCCGCCGGCTGGCCGACCTCAGCCGTCAGAGAAGCGGCCGCAGACCGGCCTGA
- a CDS encoding N-acetyltransferase yields MGHRSPSVSESIRPYRPADWPALWEFLAPVFRAGETYAFPRDLDRDAARRLWSDPPRRAFVAEDSATGELLGTYYLQPNHLGPGAHVCNCGYIVSTAARGRGVASRLCQHSQEEAIRQGFRAMQFNMVAASNGGAVRLWQKLGFAIVGTLPGAFAHPRLGFVDAYVMFKTLGGC; encoded by the coding sequence ATGGGACACCGGTCCCCCTCGGTCAGCGAGTCGATTCGGCCCTATCGGCCGGCCGACTGGCCGGCCCTGTGGGAGTTTCTCGCGCCGGTATTTCGCGCCGGTGAGACCTACGCCTTCCCGCGGGATCTCGACCGCGACGCGGCCCGCCGACTGTGGAGCGACCCACCGCGCCGGGCCTTCGTCGCCGAAGACTCCGCCACCGGCGAGCTCCTCGGCACTTACTACCTGCAGCCGAATCACCTCGGCCCCGGTGCCCACGTTTGCAACTGTGGCTACATCGTTTCGACCGCCGCCCGCGGCCGCGGCGTGGCGTCGCGCCTGTGCCAGCACTCCCAAGAAGAGGCGATCCGGCAGGGCTTCCGCGCCATGCAGTTCAACATGGTGGCGGCGAGCAATGGCGGAGCGGTGCGACTCTGGCAGAAGCTCGGATTCGCCATCGTCGGCACCTTGCCGGGGGCGTTCGCCCATCCTCGGCTCGGCTTCGTCGACGCCTACGTGATGTTCAAGACCCTAGGAGGCTGCTGA
- a CDS encoding AAA family ATPase: MTADLPTPLEICDVLRRRVIGQEGALRELSLALAKHLAGLSTGNILMIGSSGSGKTTLMRAVEAFLAQRADLASRSNLVRIHANVLSQEAERGRPGETILGRLLDRAAEALGRDAPVGDLLERVRHGMVFVDEVDKIRSRVGDRPNVAGIRAQEALLTLIENESVPFDLPAWAGGGRVRLDSSAILFVCAGAFEGLYDAVYDRVTIGADRGSLRARMRVEGRDVVEETTFSLGDWLRNEDLFDYGMTPQFLSRFDAVVLLEDLGTDELLEIFLEAPDSGYHQSRAYFESRGIDLALSPSAVRRIAGEAALRPRLGARALREVFRRVIRRYELDPDSAAVGGALLIDLPEVEEALGES, from the coding sequence ATGACTGCCGACCTGCCTACGCCGCTCGAGATCTGCGATGTCCTGCGGCGCCGCGTCATCGGCCAGGAGGGAGCTCTACGGGAGCTCTCCTTGGCCCTCGCCAAGCACCTCGCCGGTCTCTCCACCGGCAATATCCTGATGATCGGCTCTTCGGGCAGCGGCAAGACCACCCTGATGCGCGCTGTCGAAGCCTTCCTGGCGCAGCGCGCGGATCTGGCATCGCGCTCCAACCTGGTGCGTATCCACGCCAACGTCCTGTCCCAGGAGGCTGAGCGCGGGCGGCCCGGCGAGACCATTCTCGGCCGTCTGCTCGATCGTGCGGCGGAAGCCCTCGGCCGCGACGCACCGGTCGGTGATCTGCTCGAGCGGGTGCGCCACGGCATGGTGTTCGTCGACGAGGTCGACAAGATCCGCTCGCGCGTCGGGGATCGGCCGAACGTCGCCGGCATTCGGGCTCAGGAGGCACTGCTCACCCTGATCGAGAACGAATCGGTGCCCTTCGACCTGCCCGCCTGGGCCGGCGGTGGCCGGGTGCGGCTCGACTCGTCGGCCATTCTGTTCGTTTGCGCGGGGGCCTTCGAGGGGCTCTACGACGCGGTCTACGACCGCGTCACCATCGGGGCCGATCGCGGCTCCCTGCGGGCTCGCATGCGCGTCGAGGGCCGCGATGTGGTGGAGGAGACGACCTTTTCCCTGGGTGACTGGCTGCGCAACGAGGATCTCTTCGACTACGGCATGACGCCGCAGTTCCTGTCGCGCTTCGACGCCGTGGTGCTGCTCGAAGACCTCGGCACCGACGAGCTGTTGGAGATCTTTCTCGAAGCGCCGGACTCCGGCTACCACCAGAGCCGCGCCTATTTCGAGAGCCGGGGTATCGACCTCGCGCTGTCACCTTCGGCGGTGCGGCGCATCGCCGGCGAGGCGGCACTGCGGCCGCGTCTGGGCGCTCGCGCCCTGCGCGAGGTCTTCCGCCGGGTGATCCGCCGCTACGAGCTCGACCCCGACTCGGCGGCCGTCGGCGGTGCCCTCTTGATCGACCTGCCGGAAGTCGAAGAGGCCCTCGGGGAATCCTGA
- a CDS encoding tetratricopeptide repeat protein gives MKPLRCLVAVLFLATSAPCLSADEATGLAAVQEKLEAELPEEALDAVEAILARSPDNAQALLLRSTARLMLGDRQGGRQDLQRALEADPKLRRAWLNRAALDVAEQRYDAALEAFVRAEKLDPTALDNHLNIGAVELLSGRLKPASERFAAYLEANPTNADAPYLVATNYALAGYAALALEHLRQAIGLDEVARLRARSDGNFESLVSDARYQQLLSVDRYRIPAEYYNDSNTFETPYDSADRRLLTAVIDTLQLARRPFDPRVEVTERWALLRGDLRIKVYNFGGKGLVQVSAPPDRFTPSEWRARTKELFEGIEERLLLANLRSK, from the coding sequence ATGAAACCGCTCCGCTGCCTCGTCGCCGTCCTCTTCCTCGCCACCTCGGCTCCGTGCCTCTCGGCCGATGAGGCAACCGGTCTGGCGGCGGTCCAGGAGAAACTCGAGGCCGAGCTGCCGGAAGAGGCCCTCGACGCCGTCGAAGCCATCCTGGCGCGCTCGCCGGACAACGCCCAGGCGCTCTTGCTGCGCAGCACGGCACGCCTGATGCTCGGCGACCGACAGGGTGGCCGCCAGGACCTGCAGCGCGCCCTCGAGGCCGATCCCAAGCTGCGCCGGGCATGGCTCAACCGCGCCGCCCTCGATGTCGCCGAGCAGCGCTACGACGCCGCCCTCGAGGCCTTCGTCCGCGCTGAGAAGCTCGATCCAACAGCCCTCGACAACCACCTCAACATCGGCGCCGTCGAGCTGCTCTCGGGACGCCTCAAGCCGGCATCGGAACGCTTTGCGGCCTACCTCGAAGCGAATCCCACCAACGCCGATGCTCCCTACCTGGTGGCCACCAACTACGCCCTCGCCGGCTACGCCGCCCTCGCCCTCGAGCACCTCCGCCAGGCCATCGGCCTCGACGAAGTGGCTCGCCTGCGCGCCCGCAGCGACGGCAACTTCGAGAGCCTGGTCTCGGATGCGCGTTATCAGCAGCTCCTGAGCGTCGACCGGTACCGCATTCCGGCCGAGTACTACAACGACTCGAACACCTTCGAAACGCCCTATGACAGCGCCGATCGGCGCCTGTTGACGGCGGTGATCGACACCCTCCAGCTCGCCCGGCGACCCTTCGACCCGCGGGTCGAGGTCACAGAGCGCTGGGCCCTGCTGCGCGGCGATCTGCGCATCAAGGTCTACAACTTCGGAGGCAAGGGCCTGGTGCAGGTCAGCGCCCCTCCGGATCGCTTCACCCCCAGCGAATGGCGCGCCCGCACCAAGGAGCTGTTCGAAGGCATCGAAGAGCGTCTTCTGCTCGCCAACCTGCGCAGCAAGTAG
- a CDS encoding type II toxin-antitoxin system prevent-host-death family antitoxin has translation MSHQHRINVKEARQSFRALIDRVAEGEEIELLRHGRPVARLLPPHRESKQLPSLAEFRAGLKVMGAPLSQQIGERRGGPHYP, from the coding sequence ATGAGCCACCAACATCGCATCAACGTCAAAGAAGCCCGCCAGAGCTTCCGCGCCCTGATCGACCGCGTCGCCGAGGGCGAGGAGATCGAGCTCCTGCGCCATGGCCGTCCGGTGGCTCGCCTGCTGCCGCCCCACCGGGAGAGCAAGCAGCTCCCTTCCCTGGCCGAGTTCCGAGCCGGCCTGAAGGTGATGGGAGCCCCCCTCAGCCAGCAGATCGGCGAGCGGCGGGGAGGCCCCCACTACCCGTGA
- a CDS encoding type II toxin-antitoxin system VapC family toxin, whose product MKLYIDSTVLAAYYTPETLSASAEGILQAYPLPAISELAEIELFSALSTKVERAELAVDDLRRIQAVFLGHLEDDFFQRVALGRHHFRLAREWAGRGFDALPPSASIHLATAALEERTLTTADPRLISAARSFGVDALPLEAPEGVAGGMVHEGS is encoded by the coding sequence GTGAAGCTCTACATCGACAGCACCGTGCTGGCGGCCTACTACACGCCGGAAACGCTGAGCGCCTCGGCGGAGGGCATTCTGCAGGCCTATCCCCTGCCGGCAATCTCCGAGCTCGCCGAGATCGAGCTCTTTTCAGCGCTCTCGACCAAGGTCGAACGGGCCGAGCTCGCCGTCGACGACCTGCGTCGCATCCAGGCCGTTTTCCTCGGACACCTCGAGGACGACTTCTTCCAGCGCGTCGCCCTCGGGCGGCACCATTTCCGCCTCGCCCGCGAGTGGGCCGGGCGCGGCTTCGATGCCCTGCCGCCGTCGGCGAGCATCCACCTGGCAACCGCCGCCCTCGAGGAGCGGACCTTGACCACCGCCGATCCGCGGCTGATCTCCGCCGCCCGCAGCTTCGGCGTCGACGCCCTGCCCCTCGAGGCTCCGGAAGGCGTCGCCGGCGGGATGGTTCACGAAGGGAGCTGA
- a CDS encoding SDR family oxidoreductase yields MKIESGTPCLVTGASSGIGRAIALELARRGARVGLLARSEDALQELAAELAEVGGEGLAVAADVRSEEQVEQAIARLVEAFGGLRLVVANAGLGRYAAVAEQPAEHVDTTIGINYVGLTRTIRHALPHLLAATPSHVVGLTSSAGLIPHRMGSAYCASKAASNAYLATLRLEVLERGVGVSWICPGIVETPFIAKADLDPSQDLPRLARIFVRHLEVDEVARATVRAIEGNKRQVVMPWMMRFFAWTRRMAPGFGDWLNRVTG; encoded by the coding sequence TTGAAGATCGAATCCGGAACCCCTTGTCTCGTCACCGGCGCCTCGTCGGGTATCGGTCGCGCCATCGCCCTCGAGCTGGCCCGTCGTGGCGCTCGCGTCGGACTGTTGGCGCGCTCCGAAGACGCCCTACAGGAGCTCGCCGCGGAGCTCGCGGAGGTTGGCGGCGAAGGCCTGGCGGTCGCCGCCGACGTACGCTCCGAAGAGCAGGTCGAGCAGGCCATCGCCCGCCTCGTGGAGGCCTTCGGCGGCCTCCGCCTGGTGGTCGCCAACGCTGGCCTGGGACGCTACGCTGCGGTCGCCGAGCAGCCCGCCGAGCACGTCGACACCACCATCGGCATCAACTATGTCGGCCTGACCCGGACGATTCGCCATGCCCTGCCCCATCTCCTCGCCGCCACCCCTTCCCACGTCGTCGGTCTGACCTCGTCGGCGGGACTCATCCCGCACCGCATGGGCTCGGCCTACTGCGCCTCGAAGGCGGCCTCGAACGCCTACCTGGCCACCCTTCGACTCGAGGTCCTGGAACGTGGCGTCGGGGTGAGCTGGATCTGCCCGGGAATCGTCGAAACCCCGTTCATCGCCAAGGCCGACCTCGACCCCAGCCAGGACCTGCCGCGGCTGGCCCGGATCTTCGTGCGCCATCTCGAGGTCGACGAGGTCGCCCGCGCCACGGTGCGCGCCATCGAAGGCAACAAACGCCAGGTGGTGATGCCCTGGATGATGCGCTTCTTCGCCTGGACCCGGCGCATGGCGCCGGGCTTCGGCGACTGGCTCAACCGAGTGACCGGGTAG
- a CDS encoding response regulator transcription factor — protein MNDDCIRVALVDDDRLLRDSLRRLIDGAPGFRCGGDYGTVGAAAEGLAARPADVVLLDVDLPATPGPEGVAVLRALEPCPEIVMYTVYADDERVFTSLCNGACGYLLKDTPPHRLLEALREARDGGAPMTSRIARRVVELFRRVAPPAPAHHDLTPQELRLLDHFAEGYSYQASAERLGISINTVRSHVRSVYEKLHVHSRSQALHQARKRGILR, from the coding sequence ATGAACGACGACTGCATTCGGGTTGCCCTGGTGGACGACGATCGCCTGCTGCGCGATAGCCTGCGGCGTCTGATCGACGGGGCGCCGGGATTCCGCTGCGGTGGCGACTACGGCACCGTCGGTGCCGCCGCCGAGGGTCTGGCGGCGCGCCCGGCCGATGTGGTGCTGCTCGATGTCGACCTGCCGGCGACCCCGGGTCCTGAAGGCGTGGCGGTCCTCCGCGCTCTCGAGCCCTGCCCCGAGATCGTGATGTACACCGTTTACGCCGATGACGAGCGGGTCTTCACCTCGCTGTGCAACGGGGCCTGCGGCTATTTGCTCAAGGACACTCCGCCGCACCGTTTGCTCGAAGCCCTGCGCGAGGCGCGGGACGGTGGTGCCCCGATGACCTCGCGCATCGCCCGCCGCGTGGTCGAGCTGTTTCGTCGAGTGGCGCCGCCGGCGCCCGCCCACCACGATCTGACGCCGCAAGAGCTCCGCTTGCTCGATCACTTCGCCGAGGGTTACAGCTACCAGGCCAGCGCAGAGCGCCTCGGGATCAGCATCAACACGGTCCGGAGCCACGTCCGCAGCGTCTACGAGAAGCTGCACGTCCACTCGCGGTCGCAGGCGCTCCATCAGGCGCGCAAGCGAGGAATCCTGAGGTAG